CCTCCACCACCTCCCGGTGATAGTCAGCCTCCCGGGGGCCGAGCTCCAACATGTCCCCCAGCAGCGCCATCCGCCTCTCCACCGGCAGGTTCAGGCCGGACAGGACCTTCAGCGCCGCTTGCACCGACAGTGGATTGGCATTGTAGCAATCGTCCAGGATCCAGCCGAACGGGGCGGAAACGAGGTTGAGGCGGTGGGGAGGCGGGGTGAACGTGCGAATTCGGTCTTCGATCGTCGCTTCACTGATTCCGAGCTGAAGCGCGCAGGCGACAGCGGTGAGGATGTTCCCCACGTTGTGTTCTCCAAGGAGTCGCGTCTCAAGCCGGAGCCGATCGGTCTCGAGCAGAAGACCGGGAAAAGCCGACGCGACCCTTCCCTGAATATCGCCTTCGGTTGTCCCCACCGTGATGATGCGGCCTTCCCATGCACTCGCCCGTTGCGCGAGCGGCGCGGAGTCGAGGTTGACGATCGCTATCCCATCCTCCGGCAGCGCCGCGATCAGCGACCACTTCTCCCGTGCCACCGCCTCCACGCTCCCGAATCCGGCAAGGTGTCCCTGCCCGACCATGGTGACGATCGCTATATCCGGCTGCAACAGGCGGGCGAGGGGGAGGATCTCCCCGGGAGCGCTTGCCCCGAGCTCGAAGATCCCGAATTTTGCGCTTTTTGGCATTGACAGGAGCGCGATCGGGATCCCGATTGCGGTGTTGTACGAGTGCGGAGCGACGAAGACCTCATGCTCTCCCGCGAGGAGGTGGCCGAGGAGTGCCTTCGTCGTGGTCTTGCCGCACGTCCCGGTGATCCCGACGATCGTTCCGGTGATTTCCTCCCGCCAGGCCGCGGCGAGGCGCTGCAGTGCCGTTAACGCATCATCAACGACGATCAGGTTGTAAGCATTGTTCGGGATCGCGTTCAGGCGCGAGACGATCGCTCCAGATGCTCCACGGGTAAACGCCTCTTCCAGAAACGCATGGCCGTCTGTGCGCGCCCCCT
This window of the Candidatus Bipolaricaulota bacterium genome carries:
- the murF gene encoding UDP-N-acetylmuramoyl-tripeptide--D-alanyl-D-alanine ligase produces the protein MFTPAECARILGGRLLRERKARPARVIHDSRLVEPGDLFVALKGARTDGHAFLEEAFTRGASGAIVSRLNAIPNNAYNLIVVDDALTALQRLAAAWREEITGTIVGITGTCGKTTTKALLGHLLAGEHEVFVAPHSYNTAIGIPIALLSMPKSAKFGIFELGASAPGEILPLARLLQPDIAIVTMVGQGHLAGFGSVEAVAREKWSLIAALPEDGIAIVNLDSAPLAQRASAWEGRIITVGTTEGDIQGRVASAFPGLLLETDRLRLETRLLGEHNVGNILTAVACALQLGISEATIEDRIRTFTPPPHRLNLVSAPFGWILDDCYNANPLSVQAALKVLSGLNLPVERRMALLGDMLELGPREADYHREVVE